The window ACTACGCCCGTAAGCCCGACTGTATTCCCAAAACTCACgtcgggtgggagcgtcatgtatcCGCGCAATAATATCCGTCAGACGGATTACACAGCAGGTATACCTAGGGATAGCAATAACTGCGTGGTCATGGGTAAAAGTGCTTGACAATCTATAGCACCGTTCCAAGGCGTGTGTTTGCTCAAGTGAAATTGTAAAAAACCAAGCAATACAATCAGTGAATATAGAAAGATACAATACTCAATTCATATACCATGTGTCGAAGGTGAAATTCTGAAACTTGTGTTTATAcacaaagcaaaacaaaacaaaacaaaacaagtgaagggcatCATATATTGTTATCTACATTTTGTTAATCTCCTTGCAGATGGCAGTTCATTTCTGGACGTATCTCAAAATTGCTTTTGCTACAGGACCATTATGTTGTAGTCTATATAGGGAAAATTATCCAACATTTTTCACACGTTTATTCTGTATCGAAGAAGGCTCATGCATGGATTATGGCTGTATCAGAATGCagataatataattttaaattagTGTTGAGAAGTTATTGAAGAACCTAGATGAATTTCCCACGTGTGTAATCGTTTTCAGTGGGTTAAGGCCCGTAGCAGATGTACCATAACAGAGTTTCATGTACACGCCGTGGGAGAGAAgacaaaattataaatatataaatttgagGAGGAATCCATTTTGGTGAAATCGGTGGCCCAAATTacggacatttcattttatttatttatttatttatttatttatttcaagtttaaGACCAAGTAGAATCAGTACATTTACAGTTGACGCCGAGTGTGTGGCGAGTATGTTTTATATTGTaatatcgtggtcgccacgacatttacataacttgattgcccacccgaattaattgtgtatatatatatatatatatatcatgtatcaaatgtaattttattcattattaacgtccattaTTAACGTtcgtaagaacgagaaataattttaaattgtaatatattagaatattacgttgtaatgtcaagacaggtcttgcgctaacaggctacttggtgtctcgcaatagtccaggaacaGCAGGTTAATTTTGGacggttcttggaaacgtacgcaacactAAGAGGGAGATACATAATTTTGTTGTTGGGACGTTAAatcaccccatatcacgtgctcctatcaggaagGCTTTTACTGTCAAGGACAGACTCtaccaaatgcagtagagacaatacacgacacttacggatttcgccttgctaaaatgggagacaattcgacggtggcgctcctagtgacttgacctgaacaaatcgcgctaaattcaaatatctatggaaatgtatatacggaaatggataaataaattacgtctagaaagaaagtggtattgagatattaactttgaagttgctaaagcaattctggataaatgaatgaagaattatttaaaacgttattttttaaagactgaaattagacatataaacaaggtgtgaaatggagtGCTGTggaatggcttgatctttcatttatgcattacttttttttttagctttagcatacctgcctgaaatcttacggttggatttgtctttttcttcatttaaaaacattgtaccatcacattaagacatttgtcaataaaaatatcggcacattccttacacatatgatgcaatgaattaacacttaatagctggacaattttcctcttaacatgaagcctaccaacagaaagaaaatctataaaatcccggctttaatctgagaagagggataaaagaaagaaaagtttgaaaatgttgtcgatagtgatgcttgaggaatatttacatacaattagagtaaaaatttaatatacccttggctgtatagtcgaggacttttaaagtcgctggcctggaaatgatctgaacagatcttataattcttatacaagcgtaacgtcccttctttcttgtacactttatccaaatcgcttctgtgacatttcaaaacccacagatcacacctacaacaacacatcggtattgaaggttaactgctgcactatacaataaaatatgcgtattatattttaagcccgttaaaacatgggtcgagcaggtcagaagattatgaagtactataaaaatctctgtcactggaagaatatatatgcaaacacaatattacttacatgttcttgtcacgagggaacctgaagaacgaccgcgcatttttctctacttcgtaattactgcagccaaacacagcacatacctttcccctcatgttgagaggagatatcaaggaatgacacatgctactatttaattatgtcaactcactgagaacgcataaataacaccaaaaacttcacacaaaaatgcacgtgctcttatgacagaatcagtaccgttcaggtctatccgctagagtgagctccaatagctgtccctcgatatctcgctcagtgtcgtgtattgtctctactgtatttgactctACATCTGTATATCGACAGAGTGGCGACGCACATCGGTTCTCATTGGCACGAGATGTTATGTGACATCGAGGGAGGAAGTGGAAATGTGAAGAGGTTTTATACAGATCTACACTGCGTGGTGAGGAtcattctgcatccagctttcttgagtctccattctcagatTGTCCACGGTTttttagagagtcactctgctatcCGAGTGCATCGCTTATGATGTGCTTACACTCAACATTTCTTACTTAGATTATTTAGAAAGCCAAGTTCATATAAtgtagaaggactggatgttttcagtcctctctatccaattaattccgatgtggaagtTCATactgtaaggctggtactatgtttttggtactttAGCACAacagggagtgatagattcagggtggaatccatttcATGAAGCAGATGCCGAGGATGATGCTGCTGGAAGAGGGACGGCAACTaacaaccacggaagcagacgacgaaaagatcaacctccggtgagcatgagttagcccttttatcgcaagtccgcgcgtgtagtattgaattgtaatctcagtcagtaatttttaatttagggaaaaactcgtttttacgtaatttcaccCTTTTTTGGAATAAAACCTTTTTCTTTGTACACcgttaaataatttactttttagtaggttccccaTGTTTTTCCACAtgatatttaatggttagtatccttatacctcacgaccgggatagtctcattaaattaagtttagtatttttagatctaaattcggtttcaaattcaatttaatttcgaagcctggcgcccAGCTTGTAATTGTTGTTAATTATCTTGATCGTAACTCGTGGGCATGTTAATTACGATCGCCATTGAGGAGCAAGGACTTAACGACAATTCATCTCATCAGAATTTAGTTTATTCtcgtgtttgatccgttacaataTCAATGAGTATCACAGTTATATTACAACGTCAAACTCCAGCTCGCCACTACAAACCTCGACCATGATGCCAACTTGATTAGCCTACATATTTGTTTCGAAAAATCTCAAATTATGAAGACTGAGATGGCAACACGTCCTCGGCTCAAACAAGTTGATAGCTTCGCCTGTTTAAGAAGTATCGTTGCTCGTGACTGCGACGCTGAAGCCGAAGTTCGTGCGCGTGTTGAGAAAGCCCATCGACTCCAGCCCCTATAGTCAGCAGCCTCGATCTCGATTACTGGCTGCGCCTGTACTCTACTATTGTCCTTCCCATCGCGATCTATGCgcgtaagctgaccattcagttaagTAAGTCATATTATGAggcaatttcatcatcatcatcatcatcatcatctgtttaccctccaggttcggtttttccctcggacttagcgagggatcccacctctaccgcctgaagggcagtgtcctggagcttcagactcttggtcggggatacaactggggagtatgaccagtacctcacccaggctgcctcacctgctatgctgaacaggggccttgtgaagggatcgGAAgcgtggaagggataggcaaggaagagggaaggaagcggccgtggccttaagttaggtaccatcccggcattcgcctggaggagaagtgggaaaccacggaaaaccacttccaggatggctgaggtgggaatcgaacccacctctactcagttgacctcccgaggctgagtggaccccgttccagccctcgtaccacttttcaaatttcgtggcagagccgggaatcgaacccgggcctccgggggtggcagctaatcacgctaaccactacaccacagaggcggacggcaatTTCATTATGTAATTTTTAACCTGCATCAGGTAATTTTTAGAGAGTTTTGGGAGTTTTTTCTACATCATTATTTGAATACTTTTAGATTATAAAGGTGATTATCAATAGGACAccttggggtaagggaatggaggagcggaaaggaactggccacactaccgcacgtaaactccggctcaggaacacctctgcggaggttcggacctgccttcgggcagaataaccctaccTCACCTTTTCCGTCTAGATTGATGTCACACGTTTTACGCATCAGCTCTGAGGAAAAAGgtacattttgaaaaagaaaaataaggaaCTGCACTTCTATATTCCGTGACACTCAATGATATCAGtgatcaaaaataaaattaaaatgtataatCTGCACATACACAGGCTCAGACTTTCTGAAGGAATTGGAGTAGATAAATAAAACAGAAACAATGTTTAGATTATAGGAGTATATATTTATTGTACACATTTCTCGGAACAAAAGTTCACTATAAGACAATATATAATTTACAGTGCTCAGCCAATATTTTAGTTTGTAGACCTATAACATAACTTAAAATTAGACGGCGTAGTCAATGTCATGATAAAATTTAACGACTAGAACATTACAATTATCCAAAATTTTGTTTTGCTTACTAAAGTGGGTAAAAATATGGCAAATGTTTGTATCCCTACCAACTAAATCTACTACCAGGTTGTGGTAGGAGAACAATTGCTAACAGATGATGCGTGGGTTTTCGTAGTTGGAAAGATTTTTGAATCGTTTTGAAAATATTTAGTACTttattacagactataaatctcatgttagatccgtattgaGGGTTGAATTTCTTACCAAATTGTGTTGATTATCCTTCTAGTCAATACTACACTgatatacatccaattaagatgaaacttgTTTATGTATATGTAAAGTTTCACCTTACAGTATTTGAACGTAAATTATTGTAGTTTTGGCTAGGAGGATAATCAACAAACTTTGTGCAATTCTGTAAGAAATATTTAGTAATTCAGAATAACTATAGATTTAGttatctctgtagttcattttGAGGAAGACTACAATCTTTCGCAGTAATGAAAAATACAGTATATCTTTCATGCAGAAGTAAATTCAAGTATGGTTTCTTTTCATATGCACGATGTACTTAGCGGTCGAACTTAAATCTGACGGAGCCGCCTAGTTTATGGTCGGGTGGGCCGGCCTTTGGCCCGTTAGACACCTTGGACCAGTCTCCATAGATCTTCACTTCTGTCTTGCCGTCGTCACTCTCCCACGTCTTCTGGCCACTTCCATGCACCACAGTCCCGCTCCCTCGCTCATCGTAGACATCCAAAACGACTCCATCACCGTTGTCCTTCTGAGAACAGGAAAGAGGAAAACAAACGTAGAATTCAATAGTAACACCGAAACAATAAATCAATAAAAACAAGCAAAAAAAACTACCCACTGACGTGGGCTGGACCAGAAAGTCTTCAATGATCGATTAAGATATCCTAAATGGTGTGGTTATAATCATTTTGGTGTAAAATCAACGATAGTGTTATAATTACTTGCTGAAAAATAGCTGAGcggctcggagcagttagctgacAATGAGTCCATGTACTGTACAAGGAGtcagatgttcgataaatttccaaattctttgaaattattcaagaaaagaccaggtaagcaactgatagagaatctgacctaaatgcagattagtggtgactgaTTGGTTGAtggttctattttaaagttacatcaattattttataatgaaactGAGATTTTGACAACGGAACAGCAATTTCACGCTCTAAGACATATTTCATCTACACGTACAGAATATGAATATATTAACTTCTGTAACATTTATAATGGAAGGTAAAACATTATGTGGTAAGACATTTTGGTCAACTATTTGAACCTTTTCTAGCCCAATGGTGCCATATGGCGTCATGCGTTTTCTGAACGATTTGTCCCATTTATAACTCAATCATAAGAGCGGTGGCATCATAGTGTTAGAAGATAGGTAAATGGACTAAATGGTTCAGAAGACGTATGACGCCATATGGCTTCACTGGCCTGGAAAGGCAACGAGTACCGGTATGCCATTTCCTGGCACAAACGAGGAACTGCCGGATTCCTGGTCAGAATTAGTCATTTGTCATGCTGTGAATAGGACAATAACGTGCATCGATGTTATGGTGTGAACTCATTACTGATCGTCCTATGAAGCCTCAATGCAATAGATGCTTTCGATGCACCACGTTGCATTTCAAACTGCAGCAAGATATTACTAATTTTAAGTACGTAAATACTATTTTTTACGGCAGGATGAATTTTATCATTAAATTAATGCCGTCTTAGTTGATCATTACAATCGCTCTAGTCCAGTCAGAAAAGTTCCCTTGTCAGTTAGGCCCTCACTTCTTATGCTCTAGGTTTCTGGGCTAACGTTAAGATCTATCCAttttaatgcaatcttactcacaacgtgtacacacctaacctagaattctgtatacaatgtagaatttcgtagcacAGAAGTAATTCGCTTCACACCCTGGTTCAAACCTCGCTGTTGTCAAGTATTAATTCTGAGCAATCAGTGGCTTGTTTTCGGGGAGGGAGGAATTTATTTAGTTAATTCTATTTCTTATAAGATGAATAGTCCGCTGTGGCCAATAACATGCTGTAGAATGGTGAATAAAATATTGCCTAAGCAGTTTTTGAGCAATATTTAATTTCTTCCGCCATATTTCCAATTGTTTGTGTTATATTTAGGGCAAAGTGCATACATATGTCCAGAGTATTTAGACTATTGAAATCTAAGCCTTAGTTATAGGCGCTAAGGTCTTTTTATCtttgagaggaaatcaaaatcttgagatctgccgatgatattgttattttatctgagactgcagaagatctcgagaagctgctgaatggtatggacgaagccttgggttaggagtacaagatgaaaataaataagtcccaaaaaaaagtaatgaagtgcagtcgaacgaaggcaggcgatgcaggaaatattaaattaggaaatgaagtcttaaaggaagtagatgaatattgttacttgggtagtaaaataactaacgatggcagaagtaaggaggacataaaatgcagattagctcaagcaaggaagagctttcttaagaaaagacatttgcttacttcaaacattgatatagtaattagaaagatgtttttgaagactttcgtacggagcgtggcattgtatggaagtgaaacatggacgataactagctcagaaagaaagaaagaaaatataagcttttgaaatgtggtgttacataagaatgctgaaggtgagatggatagatcgaatcacaaa is drawn from Anabrus simplex isolate iqAnaSimp1 chromosome 1, ASM4041472v1, whole genome shotgun sequence and contains these coding sequences:
- the LOC137497044 gene encoding uncharacterized protein, whose product is MKLLVVVLALTITLCCARPAEKKDNGDGVVLDVYDERGSGTVVHGSGQKTWESDDGKTEVKIYGDWSKVSNGPKAGPPDHKLGGSVRFKFDR